The Candidatus Binatia bacterium DNA window GAGATGGTGATGCCGGGCGACAACATCCGGGTGAGCATCGAGCTGATCACCCCCATCGCCATGGATGAAGGGCTGCGCTTCGCGATCCGCGAAGGCGGCCGCACCGTCGGCGCCGGCGTCGTCGGCAAAATCATTAAGTGAAGGGGAAAGGCCGATGCGCGATATCATTTCGTTCCAATGTGAGCAATGTAAGCGCCGCAACTACACAGGAACGAAGAACAAGAAAACTACCACTGAGAAACTGGCTCTGCGGAAATTTTGTCCATTTTGTCGGACGCATACGGTCCACAAGGAGTCGAAGGTCTGACGAAAAGAGAGCGAAAACGGCACAGGGCAAGGCTGGAACTTGCCTTTAGGGTGGTCGTGTCGGGTCAGTAGCTCTAATTGGCAGAGCACCGGACTCCAAATCCGGGGGTTGCAGGTTCGAGCCCTGCCTGACCCGCTCCGCCGCAAGCTGAGCGCACGTTGAGCAAATATGGCACTGCAAGAACAGTTTGGGAAAATACGAGACACGGTCCCGCGCGCCACGAACTTCTTGAACGAGGTTTGGAGCGAGCTGAAGAAGGTCCATTGGCCCACGCGCAAGGAGACCTATGCGGCAACCCTCGTCGTGGTGATCATTACGATCATCCTGGCGGTATTTCTGGGGGTCGTTGACTATGCCGTTTCCCATGTGGTGCGAGCCATTTTGAGTTGATCCGCCATGGCGAAACAGTGGTACGTCATTCATACGTATTCGGGCTACGAGCATAAGGCCAAGGCCGCCCTTGAGGAGCGTATCAAAACGCTCAACAAGCAGGAGTACTTCGGTGAAATCCTGGTGCCGGCGGAGAAGGTTGTCGAACTCGTCAAAGGACGGAAGAAGACCTCGTCGCGGAAGTTCTTTCCGGGCTACATCCTGGTGAACATGGAACTCAACGATGAGACCTGGCATGTTGTGAAGTCGACCCCGAAAGTGACCGGTTTCGTCGGGGACGCGACCCACCCGGCGCCGATCTCCGAGGCTGAGGTCCACGAGATCACGCAGCAAATGGCCGAGGGGGCGGCCCGGCCGAAACCCAAGGTGCTGTTCGAGTCGGGTGAGAGCGTCAAAGTCGTTGATGGTCCATTCCAGGACTTCAACGGCGTGGTGGAAGAGGTCAAGGCAGACAAGGGCAAGCTCCGCGTGTTGATCAGCATCTTTGGACGGGCAACGCCGGTCGAGTTGGACTTCGTCCAGGTCGAAAAAGCATAGCGCCCTATTTCGGAGGAGACCGTAGTGAAAAAGGTAATCGCAGAGATCAAGCTGCAGATACCGGCCGGCCAAGCCAACCCCAGCCCCCCCGTGGGCCCCGCTCTCGGGCAGCGTGGCGTGAACATCATGGAGTTTTGCAAGGTGTTCAACGCCCAAACCCAAGCGCAGCAGGGGCTCTTAATTCCGGTGATTATCACGGTATACGCTGACCGGTCGTTTACCTTCATCACCAAGACGCCGCCGGCTGCCGTATTGCTGAAGCGGGCCGCTGGGTTGGAGAAGGGTTCGGGCGAGCCGAACAAGAAAAAGGTGGGCAAAGTGACGCGGGCGCAGGTTCGTGAGATTGCCCAGCTCAAGATGCCTGACCTGACGGCTGAGAGCATCGAGGCGGCAATGCGTACCATCGAGGGCGCGGCGCGTAGCATGGGCCTGGACGTGGTCGACTGAGCGAGGGAGTAGCAATGGCCAAGCATGGAAAACGGTACCGCACTGCGCTATCTACAATAGACCGCGACAAACGGTATCCGCTTGATGAGGCGCTCCGCTTGGCGGCGGGGGCAGCGAAGGCGAAGTTTGACGAGACGATGGAGATAGCCGTCCGACTAGGCGTGGATCCGCGCCAGGCAGACCAAAACGTACGCGGCACAGTGATCTTGCCGCATGGCACCGGCAAGTCGGTGCGCATCTTGGTGTTTGCCAAAGGTGAGAAGGAACGCGAAGCGCGCGACGCTGGCGCCGATTACGTCGGTGGCGAGGACTTGGTGAAGAAGATTACCACCGAAAACTGGCTGGAATTCGACAAGGCCATCGCTACCCCGGACATGATGTCGCTCGTCGGCCGCATCGGGAAGGTCCTTGGCCCGCGCGGCCTCATGCCCAACCCGAAGGTGGGCACGGTGACTTTTGACGTCGGCAAGGCGGTGACTGAATTGAAAGCCGGCAAGGTTGAGTACCGGGTCGAGAAAGCGGGCATTGTCCACGTCCCGATCGGCAAGGTGTCGTTTGGCCCCGAGAAACTGACGGACAACGCGGGCGCACTGCTGCACACCTTGATTCGGGTCAAACCCGCAGCCGCCAAGGGAAACTATCTGCTGAGCGTTTCGGTCGCCTCGACCATGGGTCCGGGCGTGAAGGTCGACCCGGCCGCAGTGCGGGCGCAGGCTGCCTGAGGAGGATCTGGTGAATCGTGAAGAGAAAGCAGCTGGCGTCGCTGCGTTACATGAGCGCTTCAAGAGGGCGAGCGTAGCGCTGCTGGCGACGTCGCAAGGGCTGAACGTACGCAAAATGCAGCAACTGCGGCGCGCCTTGAAGCAGGTCGGCGGAGAGTACAAGGTCACCAAGAACAGCTTTGCGCGCCGTGCCCTGAAGGACACTGGGTACAGCGGCTTGCACGATCTGCTCGACGGTCCGGCGGGGCTCATCTTTGGCTATTCGGACCCGGTTGCGGTCACCAAGGTGTTGGTGCGCTTTGCCGAGGAGAACGACAAGCTTTCGATAAAGGCAGCGGTGCTGGACGAGAAGCTGCTCGAACCGGCAGCCGTCGGCGAGTTGGCCAAGCTGCCGAGCCGTGAGGTGCTGCTGGCGACGCTCCTGCGAACCATGCAGGCACCTGCCGTGCAGCTGCTGCGCACCATGCAAGAGCCGGGGGCGCGCCTGGTGCGTGTCGTCGATCGCGTTCGAGCACGAATGGAAAATATAGAATAACGGACCCAGGGAAAGAGGAGGACATCAATGAGTGAAGGTATGGCTACGCGCGAACAGGTGAAGGACTACATCAAGACCATGAGCTTGATGGACGCCGCCACCCTGGTGAAGGAACTCGAAGAAGAGCTCGGCGTCAGCGCCGCAGCGCCGGTGGCTATCGCTGGCCCGGCAGCCGCCGGGGTTGCCGCGGCTGCTCCCGAAAAAGAGGACTTCACCGTCATACTGACAGGATTCGGCGAAAAGAAAATCCAGGTGATCAAAGTCGTCCGAGAGCTGACGGGACTCGGTTTGAAGGAAGCCAAAGACTTGGTCGACGGTGCACCGAAGCCGGTCAAGGAAGGCGTACCCAAAGCGCAAGCTGAGGAGATGAAGAAGAAGATCGAAGAGGCCGGGGGTACGGTGGAATTGAAGTAGGGAACTTCCAGGGGGAGGTCTAAGGAGTCGCTATGGGTTCTCAGGTAGCGAATAATCTGCGTTTTCGGCGGAGCTTTGGGCATATCAAGAAGATCATCGAGATTCCCAATCTCATCGAAATCCAGAAGCGCTCGTACGAAGAATTCTTGCAGCGCTCGGCACCGCCGAGCGAACGCCGGGACATGGGTCTGCAGGGCGTCTTCCGTTCGGTCTTCCCAATCAAGGACTTCAACGAGACATCGTCACTCGAGTTTGTCAGCTACAGTCTCGGAGAATCGAAATACTCCGTCGACGAGTGCCACGAACGGGGCATGACCTTTGCCGCACCGCTCAAGGTGACCATTCAGCTCGTCATCTGGGACGTCGATCCTGAGACCGGCGCGCGCTCGATCAAGAACGTCAAAGAGCAGGAGGTCTACTTCGGGGAAATCCCGTTGATGACCGACAACGGCACGTTCATGGTCAACGGCACGGAACGCGTCATCGTCAGCCAGCTGCATCGGTCGCCCGGCGTCTTCTTCGACCACGATAAAGGGAAGACCCACGCCAGCGGCAAACTGCTGTACTCGGCGCGCATCATTCCGTATCGCGGGTCGTGGATTGATTTTGAGTTCGATCCACGGGACATCCTCTACGTCCGCATCGACCGGCGGCGCAAATTCCATGCGACCGTGCTGCTGCGTGCCTTGGGCATGACCACAGAGGATCTTCTCAACTACTACTATAAGACGGACACCATCCTTCTTGACAGCCGTAAGGTGGCGAAGGCGTTCAAGCCCGATCAATTGGTGGGCTTGAAAGCCACCCGCGACATTCGCGACAGCAACGGCGATCTGATCGTGAAAGAAGGGCGCAAGATTACCAAAGCCACAATCAAGCAGATGGAAGCGGCGGGGATCAGAGAGATCCCGATCACGCTCGAGGAAATCGTCGGCCGTGTTGTGGCCCACGATGTGGTGAATCCGAAGACGGGCGAGGTGCTGCTGGAATGCAACCAGGAGATTACCACCGAACGCCTGGAGAAGCTGCGAAACAACGGTATCAGCGCCGTCGAAGCGCTCTTCCTGGACGACCAACACATCGGCTCATCGCTCCGCAACACCCTGCTGCTGGACAACGTCCTGACGCCGGAAGAAGCGATCATCGAAATCTACAAACGCTTGCGGCCTGGTGATCCACCCACGATTGAAACCGCCACGACGTTCTTCAACAACCTGTTCTTCAATGCGGAACGCTACGATCTGTCTCGCGTGGGCCGCCTGAAGCTGAACCATAAACTCAAGCTGCGTGTCCCGTTGGACCAGGGCACCCTGCGCCGTGAGGACATCCTGGAAGTCGTTCGCTACCTCATCGAGCTGAAAAACGGCAACGGCACGATTGACGACATCGACCACCTCGGCAACCGCCGGGTCCGTGCGGTCGGCGAACTGGTCGAGAACCAGTACCGCATCGGCCTGGTGCGCATGGAGCGAGCCATCAAGGAGCGCATGAGCCTGCAAGACATCGAAACGCTCATGCCGCAAGAGCTGATCAACTACAAGCCGGTGTCGGCCGTGATCAAGGAGTTCTTCGGCTCGAGTCAGCTCTCCCAGTTCATGGACCAGACCAACCCGCTGTCCGAGATCACCCACAAGCGACGGCTGTCGGCCCTTGGACCCGGCGGCCTGACGCGTGAGCGTGCCGGATTCGAAGTCCGCGACGTGCACCCGACACACTATGGGCGTGTGTGCCCGATCGAAACGCCGGAAGGTCCGAACATCGGCTTGATCGCGTCGCTGTCCACCTACGCCCGCGTCAACGAGTTCGGCTTCGTCGAGACTCCATATCGCGAGGTGGAGAACGGCCGTGTGACCGACCGCATCCGCTACCTCTCCGCACTGGAAGAGGAAGACCACGTCATTGCTCAAGCTAATGCTCCCATTGACGCGAAGGGGAACTTCACCGTCGACATGATCTCGGCGCGGCTGAGCGGCGAGTTCACCATGGTGCGTCCGGAGCAGGTTCAGTTCATGGACGTATCGCCCAACCAGCTCGTGAGTGTCGCCGCATCACTCATTCCGTTCTTGGAAAACGACGACGCCAACCGCGCTCTCATGGGATCGAACATGCAACGCCAGGCGGTGCCGCTCCTGCGCACAGAGGCCCCTCTGGTCGGTACTGGTATGGAGAAGGTCGTGGCGCGCGACTCTGGCGTGACGCTCCTGGCCAAGCGGGCCGGCACGGTGGAAAGCGTCGACGCCACCCGCATCGTCATCAAGGTGGACAAAGTCAGCGACTTGGGCCGTGACCCCGGTGTCGATATCTACAACCTCACGAAGTATCAGCGGTCGAACCAAAACACCTGCATCAACCAGAAGCCGATCGTGCTCGAAGGGGATCACCTCGACGCTGGAGAGGTGATCGCCGACGGTTCATCGACGGAAATGGGCGAACTCGCCCTCGGCCGCAACGTCCTGGTGGCCTTCATGCCGTGGGGGGGGTACAACTTCGAGGACTCGATTCTCATCAGCGAACGCGTCGTCAAAGACGACTACTTTACCTCCGTTCACATCGAAGAGTTCGAGTGCGTTGCACGTGACACCAAGCTTGGACCCGAAGAAATTACCCGCGACATCCCGAATGTCGGCGAAGAGGCGCTGAAGGACCTTGACGAGAGCGGTATTATTCGCATTGGCGCCGAGGTGCGCCCGGGCGACATCTTGGTGGGGAAAATCACGCCGAAAGGCGAAACCCAACTGTCGCCGGAAGAGAAATTGCTCCGGGCGATCTTTGGCGAAAAGGCCGGCGAGGTTCGCGATACTTCCCTGAAGGTACCGCCAGGCGTCGAGGGCACGGTCATCAACGCCCGCGTGTTCTCCCGCAAGGGGGTCTCGAAGGATGAACGAAGCCGCCTTATCGAGGACGAGGAAGCGGCCCGGCTGAAGAAGGATCAGCAGGACGAACAACGCATCATCCGCGACACGACTCTCAAGAAGGTCAGAAAACTCCTGATTGGGAAGGAGACGGCGACGCGGTTGACCGACGACGCGCGTAAGGTGTTGCTGCCCAAAGGTCACGAAATCACGCCCGAGGATCTGGAAGAAATCCCTCCGGGACAATGGGCCGACATCAAGGTCGGTGACGACAAGGTGGAAGAGGAGCTGGCGCGTATTGTCGAAGCCATGCAAGAGCAATTCTCCCTCATCCGCATGGTGTTCCAGGAGAAAATAGAACGCCTCAAAGGTGGCGATGAGCTGCCTCCCGGTGTCATCAAGATGGTGAAGGTGTTCGTCGCCATCAAGCGCAAGTTGCAGGTCGGCGACAAGATGGCCGGGCGTCATGGCAACAAGGGGGTCCTCTCGCGGATCCTGCCCGAGGAGGACATGCCCTACTTGGAGGACGGTTCGCCCGTAGACATTGTCCTCAATCCGCTGGGGGTTCCCTCCCGTATGAACGTAGGGCAAATCCTGGAAACTCATCTCGGCTGGGCCGCACGTTCGCTCGGCATTCAGCTGGTCGAACAGCTGAACGGCCGTGCAGGAGAATTGCGCGCGAAGATGCGGGACCTCTACGGCAAGGAGGTAGGCGACCTCGTGGACGGGTTTAAGGATGACGATGTGGTCAAGTTGGTGCGCAAGGCCGCCAACGGCATCCATGTCGCGTCGCCAGTTTTCGACGGTGCCGGCGAAGCCGAGATCTTCAACCTGCTTAAGAAAGCGGCCTTGCCGGCAACAGGGCAAGCCCGACTGCGTGACGGCCGTAGCGGTGAGGCCTTTGACCAGCCGGTTACTGTCGGTATCATGTACATGATGAAGCTACACCACCTGGTCGACGACAAAATCCACGCCCGCTCGACTGGTCCATACTCGCTCGTTACACAGCAGCCCCTGGGGGGCAAAGCACAGTTCGGCGGTCAGCGCCTCGGCGAAATGGAGGTCTGGGCGTTGGAAGCCTACGGTGCCGCGTTCACCTTACAGGAAATGCTGACGGTGAAGTCGGACGACGTGGCTGGACGGACGCGGATGTACGAGGCCATCGTGAAGGGAGAAAACGTGCTGGAACCCGGACTGCCGGAGTCCTTCAACGTGATGATGAAGGAGCTGCAGAGCCTGGCGCTCGATGTGGAGCTGCTGGAGGATAACCCGGACACCGACGTCCGCTCTTAGCGCCGGGAACGCACGGAGGAACCATGGAGGATCTGTTTACTCTTTTTGAAAAACCCAAGAACCCACGGGCCTTTAACGCCCTGCGGGTTTCACTTGCGTCGCCGGACAAGATCCGTTCTTGGTCGCACGGGGAGGTCCGCAAGCCCGAGACCATCAACTACCGGACGTTCAAACCCGAACGCGACGGGCTCTTCTGCGCCAAGATCTTCGGGCCGACGAAAGACTACGAGTGTAACTGCGGCAAGTACAAGCGCATGCGTCACCGCGGCGTCGTCTGCGAAAAGTGCGGCGTCGAGGTGATTCAGTCGAAAGTACGTCGCGAGCGTATGGGGCACATCGATCTGGCGACGCCGGTGGCCCACATCTGGTTTCTGAAGAGCCTTCCCAGCCGTATCGGTACGCTGCTCGATATGACGCTCAAGGAACTGGAAAAGGTCCTCTACTTCGAATCGTACGTGGTGACCGATCCTGGCAAGACCCCGCTGACCTACAAGGAGCTGCTCAGCGAAAATCGCTACCGCAAGGCGCGCGAGGAGTATGGCGATGGCTTTCAGGCCGAAATGGGCGCCGAGGCCATCCGCACTCTGCTGAAGGACATCGACGTCGATGAGTTGTCGCGTGAGTTGCGCGTGGAGATGCGCGAAGCCACCAGCGAAGCGAAGCGGAAGAAGATGGCGAAGCGCCTCAAGGTGGTGAACGCCTTCAAGAGCTGCGGGAACCGGCCCGAGTGGATGATCATGGAGGCCATCCCGGTGATCCCGCCGGATCTCCGTCCACTGGTGCCTCTCGATGGCGGCCGCTTTGCGACCTCGGACCTCAATGACCTCTACCGCCGCGTCATCAACCGCAACAATCGACTCAAGCGCTTGATGGAGCTGAATGCACCCGACATCATCGTGCGTAACGAGAAGCGGATGCTGCAAGAGGCGGTCGATGCCTTGTTCGATAACGGCCGACGGGGTCGCGCCATCACCGGCCCGAACAAACGACCGCTGAAGTCACTCTCCGATATGTTGAAAGGGAAGAGCGGCCGATTCCGGCAGAACCTCCTCGGCAAACGCGTCGATTACTCGGGGCGCTCGGTGATTGTCGTCGGGCCCGAGCTGCGCCTTCACCAGTGTGGCCTGCCGAAGAAGATGGCGTTGGAGCTGTTCAAACCCTTTATCTATAACAAGCTCGAGGAACGCGGTTTCGTCACCACCATCAAGAGCGCCAAGAAGATGGTGGAGAAGGAACGTCCGGAAGTATGGGACATCCTCGACGAGGTCATTCACGAGCACCCGGTGCTCTTGAACCGCGCACCAACGCTGCACCGCCTAGGCATTCAGGCCTTCGAACCGATCTTGATCGAAGGCAAGGCCATCCAGCTGCATCCTCTCGTCTGTGCGGCATACAACGCCGACTTCGACGGCGACCAGATGGCCGTGCACGTGCCTCTTTCCGTCGAAGCGCAAGTCGAAGCCCGCGCCCTGATGATGTCGACGAACAACATCTTGTCGCCAGCTAACGGCAGGCCCATCATCGTTCCAACGCAGGACATTGTGCTCGGCTTGTACTACATGACGCGAGAGCGGCCGAACGCCATGGGCTGCGGGAAACGCTTCGCCAACTTCGGCGAGGTGCGCATCGCCTACGATCAGGCCGAGGTCGACCTGCAAGCTGTCGTCAGCGTGCGGCATAACGGCAGCCTGGTCGACACGACGGTGGGCCGGGTTTTGATGTTCGAAATCGTTCCACGCGAAATCCCGTTTGCCGAAGTCAATCGGGTGATGAAGAAAAAGGAACTCGGCGGCCTGATCGACCTCGCCTATCGGTATGCGGGGAACAAGGCCACGGTCATTTTTGCCGACAAACTCAAGGACCTGGGCTACGAGTACGCGACGCGGGCGGGCATTTCCATCGCCATCAAGGATATGGTCATCCCCTCGAACAAGCCCAAGCTCCTCGAAGAAGCGTACGCCGCCGTGCGCGAAATCGAAGAGCAGTACAACCAAGGGCTGATCACCGACGGTGAACGCTACAACAAGGTGGTTGACATCTGGGCCGAAGTCACCGACCGCATCGCCGACGAGATGATGCGGGAGCTGCAGACCGAAACCTTGGTGACGGAGAAGGGCCAGAAGCAGACGGGTTCCAGCTTCAACCCCATCTTCATGATGGCGGATTCCGGCTCCCGTGGCAGCGCCCAACAGATCCGCCAGCTTGCCGGCATGCGCGGTCTCATGGCGAAGCCATCCGGCGAGATCATCGAAACGCCTATCACGGCCAACTTCCGCGAAGGTCTGACCGTGTTGCAGTACTTCATCTCGACGCACGGCGCCCGCAAAGGCCTCGCGGACACCGCTTTGAAGACAGCAAATTCCGGCTACCTCACCCGGCGCCTCGTCGATGTGGCGCAAGACTCGATTATCACGGAAGAGGACTGCGGGACCCTGGACGGAATCGAAATATCACCCCTCGTCGAAGGCGGCGAAGTGATCGAAGGCCTCGGCGACCGTGTGCTGGGCCGCGTGGCCTTGGAGGACATTGCTGATCCGTTCACCAACGAGGTGATCGTCCGCGCCAGCCAGGAAATCAACGAAGACCTCGTGAAGCGGATCGAAGAAGCCGGTCTGGAGCGCGTCAAGATCCGCTCCGTGCTGACGTGCCAGTCCCGTCAGGGTGTCTGCATTCGCTGCTACGGCCGGGATCTCGCGCGCGGACACATGGTGAACCTCGGCGAGGCCATTGGTGTCATTGCGGCACAATCCATCGGCGAACCAGGTACGCAGCTCACCATGCGGACTTTCCATATCGGCGGGACGGCGAGCCGACGCGCCGAACAGACGACCCTCGAGGCTCGCAACGATGGTTTCCTGAAGTTCATCAACCTCGCTACCGTGACGAACAAGGACGGTGACCAGGTGGTGATGAACCGTAACGGCGAGGTCGTGATCGTCGAGAGGCCCGAGCCGAACCGCGAACGCGAACGCGAACGCTATTCCATGGTGTACGGCGCCAAGCTGAAGAAGAAGGAGGGTGCCCGCGTCAAGGCCGGCGAACTGCTGGCGGAGTGGGATCCGTACACCAACCCGATGCTCACCGAAGTCGGCGGTACGGTGAAGTTCGGTGACATCCTCGAAGGTGTCACGATGGAGGAGCGAGTCGACGAACGTACCGGTCTGTCGACCAAGGTCATCATCGACTGCAAGGACCTCGACAGGCGGCCTCGTGTGTCGATTAAGGATCGCGAAAGCAAGACCGTGCGCCTGCCCGGATCGGAGGCTTTTGCGCGCTACGTTCTGCCAGTGGGTGCGCATATCCACGTTACTGAAGGTCAACCGGTGTCGGCCGGCGATGTGATCGCCAAGTTCCCGCGCGAAACCACGAAGACCAAGGATATCACCGGCGGCTTGCCCCGCGTCGCCGAGCTGTTCGAGGCGCGCAAGCCCAAGGAGTTCGCGGTCATCAGCGAGATCGATGGCACCGTTTCCTTCGGTAAGGATACGAAGGGAAAGCGCAAAGTCATCGTGACGCCGGAGGTGGGTGAAGCGCGGGAGTACCTGATCCCGAAAGGCAAGCACATCAGCGTCCACGAGGGCGACCATGTGCGTGCCGGCGAGCCATTGATGGACGGTTCCTCCAATCCCCACGACATCCTGACCATCCTGGGAGAAAAGGCGCTCGCCAAGTATCTGGTCGACGAGGTGCAGGAGATTTACCGTCTGCAGGGTGTGCGCATCAACGACAAGCACATCGAAGCCATCGTCCGTCAGATGCTGCGCCGCGTCCGGATCAAGGAGGTCGGCGACAGCAAGTTCCTGATCGGGGATCAGGTCGAGAAGTGGCGCTTCGAGGAAGAGAACCAAAAGATGATTGTCTCAGGTGGCGAACCTGCCATCGCCGAGCCGTTGCTCCTCGGCATCACCAAGGCCAGTCTCTCGACGGATAGCTTCATCTCCGCAGCCTCCTTCCAGGAAACCACCAAGGTGCTGACCGAGGCTGCCATAAATGGCAAGGTCGACCACCTGGTCGGCCTGAAGGAGAACGTGATCATGGGCCGCCTCATCCCGGCCGGGACGGGCGTGCCCAGGTATTCCGAGCTGGAATTGGTGGTGGAGGGGGCAGAAGCGGAGGGGATGCAGGAACCCGCACCGGTTGTCGCCGAGGCAATCGAAGGCTGACCCTTGACACGGGCGCTGAGTTTTCATACTAAGTACTGTTCAATTGTTTGCAGGTAAGGACTGCGCGAAAGAGATGCCGACGATTAACCAACTGGTCAAACATGGCCGCGTGAAGCAGCGTCGCAAGATGGCGGCGCCGGCCCTGCAATGCTCGCCACAAAAGCGCGGCGTCTGCACGCGGGTGTACACGCTCACTCCCAAGAAGCCGAACTCGGCCTTGCGGAAAGTGGCCCGTGTCCGACTCACGAATGGGATCGAAGTGACCACCTATATTCCCGGCGTCGGCCATAACCTGCAGGAACACTCGGTGGTGCTCATCCGTGGTGGTCGCGTGAAGGATTTGCCTGGGGTCCGGTACCACATCGTCCGCGGCACGCTCGATTCTATCGGCGTGCAGGACCGGAAACAGAGCCGGTCAAAATACGGGGCCAAACGCCCCAAGTGAGCCCGATAGGACAAGCATCACATGCCGCGTAAAGGAGAAGTGCGGCGTCGGGAGGTTTTGCCCGACCCGAAATTCCACGACCGAATGGTGACCAAGTTCATCAACAGCATGATGAGCGCGGGTAAGAAGAGTACCGCTGAGGGTATCCTGTACGGCGCGCTGGATCTCGTAGGCGAGCGGGCCAAGGAAGACGCGTTGGCGGTATTCAAGCGGGCGCTCGACAACGTCAAGCCCGTCGTCGAAGTGCGCTCGCGTCGGGTGGGTGGCGCGACGTACCAGGTGCCCGTCGAGGTGCGACCCGCACGTCGGGCGTCCCTGGCCATGCGCTGGCTCGTGATGCATGCTCGGAACCGTGCCGAAAAATCCATGGCTGAGCGCCTGGCCGGCGAAGTGCTGGACGCCGCCAACAATCGCGGTGCCACCATCAAGAAGAAGGAAGACACGCATCGCATGGCGGACGCCAATAAGGCTTTCGCTCATTATCGGTGGTAAGATCAAAAAGCAGGAGTGAACTCGGCGGCTACGATCGCGGGCCGCCGTACTCAAAGCAATTATGGCTCGGAAAGTCCCACTGGAACGCACGCGGAATATCGGCATCATGGCGCATATCGATGCCGGTAAGACCACGACGACCGAGCGCATCCTTTACTACACCGGCATCACCTATAAGATCGGTGAGGTCCATGAAGGTACCGCCACCATGGACTGGATGGTTCAGGAGCAGGAGCGCGGCATCACCATCACGTCGGCGGCGACAACGTGCACCTGGCGCGACCACCGCATTAATATCATCGATACGCCGGGTCACGTGGATTTCACCATTGAGGTCGAACGTTCGCTGCGAGTGTTGGACGGTGCGGTGGCTGTGTTTTGCTCCGTCGGCGGCGTTGAGCCGCAGTCTGAAACCGTCTGGCGCCAGGCAGACAAGTACCGCGTTCCACGTATCGCCTTTATCAATAAGATGGATCGTGTTGGCGCGGACTTCTTTCGCGGTGTCAGCATGATTCGCGAGCGCTTGCGTGCCAACGCCATTCCTGTCCAGCTGCCGATCGGCAAGGAAGAGCACTTTCTGGGCATCATCGATCTCGTGACCATGAAGGCAATTTTGTGGGACGATGAGACGCTGGGCGCTCGCTACCGAACCGAGGAGATTCCGGAAGAACACCTGGCGGCAGCTGAACAGTATCGCCAGGAGTTGCTGGAAGCTGTGGCCGATAGCGACGAAAGCGTTCTGGAGAAGTACCTCGAGGGCCAGCCAATTTCGGAAAGTGAGATCCGTCAGGTAATTCGGCG harbors:
- the rpsG gene encoding 30S ribosomal protein S7 encodes the protein MPRKGEVRRREVLPDPKFHDRMVTKFINSMMSAGKKSTAEGILYGALDLVGERAKEDALAVFKRALDNVKPVVEVRSRRVGGATYQVPVEVRPARRASLAMRWLVMHARNRAEKSMAERLAGEVLDAANNRGATIKKKEDTHRMADANKAFAHYRW
- the rpoC gene encoding DNA-directed RNA polymerase subunit beta' produces the protein MEDLFTLFEKPKNPRAFNALRVSLASPDKIRSWSHGEVRKPETINYRTFKPERDGLFCAKIFGPTKDYECNCGKYKRMRHRGVVCEKCGVEVIQSKVRRERMGHIDLATPVAHIWFLKSLPSRIGTLLDMTLKELEKVLYFESYVVTDPGKTPLTYKELLSENRYRKAREEYGDGFQAEMGAEAIRTLLKDIDVDELSRELRVEMREATSEAKRKKMAKRLKVVNAFKSCGNRPEWMIMEAIPVIPPDLRPLVPLDGGRFATSDLNDLYRRVINRNNRLKRLMELNAPDIIVRNEKRMLQEAVDALFDNGRRGRAITGPNKRPLKSLSDMLKGKSGRFRQNLLGKRVDYSGRSVIVVGPELRLHQCGLPKKMALELFKPFIYNKLEERGFVTTIKSAKKMVEKERPEVWDILDEVIHEHPVLLNRAPTLHRLGIQAFEPILIEGKAIQLHPLVCAAYNADFDGDQMAVHVPLSVEAQVEARALMMSTNNILSPANGRPIIVPTQDIVLGLYYMTRERPNAMGCGKRFANFGEVRIAYDQAEVDLQAVVSVRHNGSLVDTTVGRVLMFEIVPREIPFAEVNRVMKKKELGGLIDLAYRYAGNKATVIFADKLKDLGYEYATRAGISIAIKDMVIPSNKPKLLEEAYAAVREIEEQYNQGLITDGERYNKVVDIWAEVTDRIADEMMRELQTETLVTEKGQKQTGSSFNPIFMMADSGSRGSAQQIRQLAGMRGLMAKPSGEIIETPITANFREGLTVLQYFISTHGARKGLADTALKTANSGYLTRRLVDVAQDSIITEEDCGTLDGIEISPLVEGGEVIEGLGDRVLGRVALEDIADPFTNEVIVRASQEINEDLVKRIEEAGLERVKIRSVLTCQSRQGVCIRCYGRDLARGHMVNLGEAIGVIAAQSIGEPGTQLTMRTFHIGGTASRRAEQTTLEARNDGFLKFINLATVTNKDGDQVVMNRNGEVVIVERPEPNRERERERYSMVYGAKLKKKEGARVKAGELLAEWDPYTNPMLTEVGGTVKFGDILEGVTMEERVDERTGLSTKVIIDCKDLDRRPRVSIKDRESKTVRLPGSEAFARYVLPVGAHIHVTEGQPVSAGDVIAKFPRETTKTKDITGGLPRVAELFEARKPKEFAVISEIDGTVSFGKDTKGKRKVIVTPEVGEAREYLIPKGKHISVHEGDHVRAGEPLMDGSSNPHDILTILGEKALAKYLVDEVQEIYRLQGVRINDKHIEAIVRQMLRRVRIKEVGDSKFLIGDQVEKWRFEEENQKMIVSGGEPAIAEPLLLGITKASLSTDSFISAASFQETTKVLTEAAINGKVDHLVGLKENVIMGRLIPAGTGVPRYSELELVVEGAEAEGMQEPAPVVAEAIEG
- the rpsL gene encoding 30S ribosomal protein S12: MPTINQLVKHGRVKQRRKMAAPALQCSPQKRGVCTRVYTLTPKKPNSALRKVARVRLTNGIEVTTYIPGVGHNLQEHSVVLIRGGRVKDLPGVRYHIVRGTLDSIGVQDRKQSRSKYGAKRPK